In Pirellulales bacterium, the genomic stretch GAGAGCACGGGCGAGATCGTCATCCCGACGAACCACCCGGAGCTAGGGGAAGTGCGCCTGAAGGTGATCTTCGCGGTTTCCGACAAATAGCTCGGCTGTCGCCCCGGCGGGAGGTGATACCGGCAGGCGCAGGCAGTCTACCGATGCGCATTGGGCCGGGGTCGCGCCGAATTTCACCACGATGAACAGCATGATCAAACTGACACGTTTGGCGCCGCTCGTCTTTGCGATCTCCTCCGTGGTCTTAGCCGGTTGCCCAACGGGCGATTCGGCAATCGATCCCAAGGCGCCAAGCGCGGCCACGGAAGACAAAGATCGAAACGCTACCGCTGACGCGCCCCATTCGCCGGGCTCGGCGAAACAAGAAGCCGCGTCGCAGCCTGACGCGAAGACGGGACACGAAAAGCCCAAGCCCGTCGATCCCGTCACGGCTAACGGCAAGATCTTCGAGGGTTGGCCCGTGCCCAAACTGGCCGTCGTGCTCACGGGCGAGCAGGATGGCTACATCGAACCGTGCGGCTGTCAGGGGCGCGAGAACCAGCTTGGCGGCATCGCGCGGCGGTTTTCGTTCCTGCACGACCTGCAGAAAAAAGAGTGGCCCACCTTGGCCGTCGACTTGGGCGGCCTGGTCAATCGCTTCGGACGCCAGGCCGAGATCAAGTATCAGATCACGGCCGACGCCATGAACGCGATGGGGTACAAGGCCGTCGGCTTCGGCCCCAAGGACTTGCGCCTGCCGGCCGAGGCCCTGGTGGCGGTCACCAGCGGCGAAGCCAATCCGTTCGTCTCGGCCAACGTCAACCTCTTCGATCTGACGCAGCCGCTACGCGTCCTGGAAGTCGGCGGCAAGAAGATCGGCATTACGTCCGTCCTGGGTGACAAGTATCAGGCCGAGATCAATAACGACCAACTGACGCTCAGCTCGGCGCAAACGGCGCTTGAGAATGTCCTGCCGAAGCTCAAGGCCCAGAATTGCGACCTGTTGATTTTGCTGGCTCACGCCGCGCCCGCCGAGAGCGAAGAGCTGGCCAAGCGCTTTCCTGATTTCGACGTCGTGGCCACCGCTGGCGGCGCCGAAGAGCCGCCGCACCTGATCAAAAAGCTCGACGGGCAAAAGACCGTATTCGTCGAAGTAGGGCACAAGGGAAAGTACGCCATCGTGCTCGGCCTGTACGACAATGCCAAGGAACCGTGGCGCTATCAGCGCGTGCCGCTCGATGCACGTTTTCCCGACGCGCCCGAAATGCAGAAGCTGATGGTCGCCTACCAGGACCAGCTCGAGCAAGACGGTTTCGCCGGCCTGGGCCTGCGACCCAAGACGCATCCTCGCGCGACGCAACCAGGTGATCCCTCGGGCGAATTCGTGGGCGCCGCGAAATGTGGCGAGTGCCACAAGACGGCCTTCGGCATCTGGAGCAAAACGAAGCACGCTCATGCCACCGAGTCACTGGCCACTTCCGTGCCGCCGCGGCTGCACGACCCGGAGTGCATTAGCTGCCACGCCACCGGCTGGAGCCCGCAGGAGTACTTGCCGTTTGCCACGGGCTTTGCAAGCCTCACCGAGACGCCGCAACTGGCCGGCAACGGCTGCGAGAATTGCCACGGGCCGGGTGGTGGTCACGTAGCGGCCGAGGCGGGCCGTGACCTGGTGCGCCGTGATCAAATGCGACAAGCCATGCGTCTGACCAAGGCCACGGTCAAGGAAAACCTGTGCATGAAGTGCCACGACGGCGACAACGACCCGCACTTCGTCGATGAATTCGAGCGATACTGGCCGAAGATCGAGCACAAAGGGATGAAATAATCGCTCCCGCGCCGCGCGCCTGTTTGCGGTCTGCTGTGCGACCCTTTCGTGCCGATCACGCTTCGCCGATCTCGGCCATCGCCTCTTCGGGAATGTTGAAGTTGGCCGAGACATTCTGCACGTCGTCGTGATCGTCGAGCCGTTCCATCAGCTTCAGGACTTTGCGCGCGGCGTCGGCGTCGAGGTCAACGGTTGATTTCGGCAAGCGTGAGATCTGGCTCATTTCGGGCTCGATCTTATGCGCGGCCAGGGCGTCGCTCACCGCCTGGAACACCGACGGGTCGCAGGTCACTTCGAAGTTGTTCTCGACGCGGCGCACGTCGTCCGCTCCCACTTCGAGAGCCAGCTCCATGAGGGCGTCTTCCTGGACCTTGGCCGCTGGGATCACGAACAGCCCCTTGCGTTCGAACATCCAGGCCACGCACCCCGACTCGCCGAGTTTGCCCTCGGCCATTTCGAAGACCTTGCGAATTTCTGGGGCGGTGCGATTGCGATTGTCGGTCAATATCTCGCACAGCACGGCCACGCCCCCGGGGCCGTATCCTTCGTACAGCATCTCTTCGAGATTACCGCCGTCCAGCTCGCCGGTGCCGCGTTTGATGGCCCGTTGGATATTGTCCTTGGGCATGCTGATGGCTTTGGCGGCATCGATCGCATAACGCAGCTTCAAGTTCATCGCCGGATCGCCGCCGCCGGTTTTCGCGGCCACGATGATGGCCTTCGACATCTTGCTCCAGACCTTGCCGCGCTTCGCATCGATCAGCGATTTCTTGTGGGCGATATTCGCCCAATGGGAATGACCAGCCATGACTGTCCTTGCTACGGTTTCGGATCGCCGGCAATATGCCCTACCTGGCCCGACCTACTCGGAACTTCAAGTGCCGGGCGCGGCGGCGGCGTCTGCTTGCTTCTTGTTGGTGTCGGCCGATGCCTTGTCGAGCTTTTGTCGTACGGCGGCAGCTTTCTCGGCATCCTTATTGTTTTCGAGCTGCTCGATCGCCCGCTGCCAGGCGGCGCGTGCCGCATCCGGTTGACCGGCCTTCTCGCAAGCGTCGCCGAGATGGTCGAGGATCGTGCCGTCGGGATCATCGCCGCCGGCTGCTACCGCCTTCTTCAATTCCTCGACGGCCTCGGCAAAGCGGCCCGTCTGAAAATAGGCCCAGCCCAGGCTGTCGAGATACGCTTCGTTATCCGGGTCCGCCTCGATGGCCTGCTCGATCATCCGCAGCGCGCGGTCGAGGTTCTTGTGCTGCTCGACCCACAGGTAGCCCAGGTCGTTGAGCGCGCCGGTGTTTTCCGGGTACTCGTCCAGCACCTGCTCGAGCAATTCCTCGGCCTGCCGCATGTCTTCGCGCGTGGCGCACAAGTTCGAGAGGATCAACCGTGCGTCGCGCAAGAGCGTGCGCAGTTCTTCGGATTCGTACTGCGAATCGAAGCGATTGAGAAAGTCGCGGTATGCCTGCTCAGCCTCTGTGTTGCGCTTGGCGTGATACAACACCCAGGCCAGCCGCGAGTACATGCGCGGCGGAGCGTCGGGCATGGCGATCGCGGCCCGGGCCACGGCCAGCGCGTCGTCGGTCTTGCCCGCCATTTCCAGCGCGCCGGCCAGATAGTGGTGGAATACGGAGTTGCCTTCCGGCAATACTTGCTCGTCGATCGCTCGCTGAAAAATCGCGGCGGCGTCGACGTACTGCTCGGCCAGGATCAGCCCGACACCCCAGGCCTCGAACAAACCGGCCGCATCCTCTCGTTTGACTTTCAGCGCGAGGTTGAAGAACTCGCGCGCCGCGTCGAATTTCCGCGCTTCGAGCGCCACCAGCGCCAGGGCCATGCGATCGCCATAATCCAGGCTGTCTGGATCGGTCTGATAGGCCTGCTGCGCGACTTTAATCAACTGGTCGACCGTCTCTTGATTTTTCGCGATCTCCTTCACCTGTTCGTCCAGCAGGTCGAGCGCGTCGCGATCCGCCGCGGCATCTCCCAAGAGCTTCACCAGTTCTTGCCAGCGCCGAGCCTGGCTGTAGAGCTTGATGAGGCCCAGGTAGGCGTCTTCGTTCGATTGAGCCTTGAGAAGCTCTTTAAAGAGGACTTCGGCCTTGTCGTTCTGCCCCGCCGCCATGAGCGCGGCAGCCAGCGTTTGTCGCATTTCGCGATTCTTGGGCTCGGCGGCCGCGAGCGCCTCGAGCCGCTCAATGATTTGGTCCTGCTGACCCAGCTCGGTGAGCAAACGCGTCAGCATCTGGTACGGCGCGGTGCCGGCCGAAGTGCCATGCTCGTCGAAATAGACTTGCAGGTTGTCGAGCGCCGCCTGAGGTTGTTTTTTCGCTGCGGCGACACGCGCCAGGTGAAATGCGTGCAGGGCCTTGTTAGGCCGCATCGCCTCCAGTCGTTCGTAGGCCTTTTGAGCATCTTCCGGATGGTCGGCGGCGAGAAACGCCTCGGCCATGAGTTCCAGTGAACGTACACCTTCGCTGCCTACGAAAAGCTTCTTTTGCGTGTCGTTCAATTCGAACTTATCGGGATCCTCGACCGCGGGTAGCACGATCGCGAAGGCTTCGGCCGCCTCTTGCGGATGGTCCGTGACGAAACACAATCGACCCAGCTCCATCGACAGCAGGATGTAAGCCGGACTTGGAGGATTGCTGGGGAGACCGGCCCGAGCTTGCTTGTAAAGCTTGAGCGCTTGCTGAAAGCGACCCGCTTCGGCCAGGTGCAGGCCCAATTGGCGTAACAGGAGCGGATCCGAGGGATCGATCTCGGCGGCCTTCAAGGCGTACCGCACGGCCTCGTTCGGACGCTCGAGATTGAAAGCCAGCGGCACGATCTCGCGAATGATCGGCAGCGCCTCGGGGTCGCAGCGCAATGCTCGCTGATACAAGCGCAGCGCTTCGGCGAGATGCTCCTTTTGTTCCTCGATCCGCCCGGCGGCAAACAGACTCAGCGCGTCGAGATGCGTTTGCGCCTGCGGGGTCCGTGGACTGGCTTCTTCGATCGGCGTCGCAGCGTCGTCCAATTCGTCGGCCCGCAGCCCGCGCGTCAGGCAAGGAGCGCCAACAATCGCCAGCAAGACAACGAGTGAGTGGCGCCAGTGGTTTCTCGACAGCAACACGGTTGCAACTCCGCGCCAGGAGCGACGCGACCGGAAAGGCCTTCGATTGCGCTAGGAAGACGGCGAGGAAGACGAACGGTGCCCGGCAGACCACCCAACCAGGTACGGGCAGCCTCGACGCGCAATTTTACCAGCAGGGGCGAATTCGTGCCATGAAGCCGGGCCCGCCGCCGTGGCGGCGTGGGCACCGTGAATGCTAGCGCGGTTTGCGCTTCAGCTTCACGGGCTCTGGCTTCTTCTTCGAGCCCGGTTTCGATTTGGGCGAAGCGGCGACAGCCTTGAGCGGCTTCTTCTTCGCCTCGTCTTTCCTCTTTTCGGGCTTAGCGACAGTGGGAGCTTTCTTCGACGTGGCTTGAGCGCTCTTAGCGGGCGCCGGCGGAGGTTCCGGTTTCTTCTGCCCTCGCTTCGGCAGACGATCCTTAGCGTCGGGCGCGACCTCGAGCAGAATCTTATGAACGTTCGGCCCGTAAGGACTAAGCACCAGCTCCGCGCCGAGTTGATGCAACAGCGAACCGAACTCCGCTCCCTTGTTCTTGGGAATGGCCCGTTCCAGGCCGGTCACTTCGGCGGATTTCACTTCGGCTTCCGTGGCGGCGCCGACGATGAACAGCACGTCGAGCGCCCCTCGGTCGAGCGGGATGGCATGCCCGCCCAGCGAGGTTTGCGTAACGTGCCCGATGATAAAGGGCGTGGTACCGCCGAACTTCTTGAGCTTCTGCACCGCTTGTCCGAGGTTCTGTTTCTTCATCGCCTCGAGGTCGAACGAGTAGGTCGCTTCAAAGGCGCTCTGCAGCGATTGCTTCAAACGCGTGGCGGCGGCCGCGGGATCCGGCAAGTTGCTCATCACCTCGGCTAGCTCTTTGACCGTGCTGACACGCACCTCATTCCAGTCGAAGAACGCCGAGGAAACCATGACGAACGCCTTTTCGGCGGCGTCGTAGCGCGCGTTTTCCAAGCAGCATGCGAACAGCAACTGCTCCAGCGTCCCGCGCTCGGCGGGATAGATGGGCTTAAAATGCTTGCGCAAAACCTTGTGGAGCTTGCCCAGCAAGGTAGCTCGATTTGTAGTCGCCATAGCTCTGAATTCGTGTTCGGTGAATAAAACCCGCGCTCGCTGGCAGCGGTTCGTCGGTCAAGCGCTCGCGAACGTCACCCCACGCTCCGCTTCGCCAAGGGAGCGTCACGCGGGTCAGGTGGGAGCGCTCGCACCCTTAGCGCCCGTCAATCCGCATGATCATCCCGCTCATCAGGGTCGTCATCCGCCGTCGAAACGTCGTCCACAGGCGCGTCGTCCTCCGCCGGGCTTTTGGCCGGCAGGACGCGTTCCAGAATCTGGGCCATTTCGATCGACTTCTTGACCCCTAAGTCTAGGACAAACTCAAGCCGGGGAGTGTACCGCGTCTCGATCCGACTGGCCAGCTTGGCTTGCAGGTAGCCGGCGGCACTCTTCAACCCCTGCAGGCTGAGCCGCTGCTTCGTCTCGCTGCCTCGCACCGAGACGTGTACCTTGGCCTGGCGCATGTCGGGGGCCACTTCGACGTACGTAACCGTTACATCCTGCACGCGCGGATCATTCAGATCCGTGAGAATCGCCATGCTGACGACTTCACGAATGGCCTGCGCAGCCTTTTGCGTCCGTCGCGAGCTCATTCGAAGGCCTCCTTACGCCGCCGACACGCCCGGGAAATCTTCCACCGTGGCCGCCGCCGGAGGGACAGCCGAACGAAGAAGGCCCTCGTCACAGGGTGCGGGCAAACTCCTCAATGCGGTACGCCTCGAGAATGTCCCCCTCCTTCACGTCGTTGAACCCTGCCAGCTTCATGCCGCATTCGTACCCTTCGCGCACTTCGCGAGCGTCATCCTTTTCGCGCCGCAACGATTCCAGGGCGTAGTCGCCGATCACGCGGCTGTCGCGAATCACGCGCACCCGGCAATTGCGCTCGACCGTGCCGGCCAGCACGCGGCAACCGGCAATCGTGCCCATGCGGCTGATCGTGAACGTTCGCTGCACCAGCGCGCGCCCCAGGTCGACCTCGCGCTTCTCGGGCTCGAGCAAGCCTTCGAGGGCCTTCTTCAGGTCATCGGTCACCTGGTAAATGATGTCATAGCGGCGGATCTGCACGCCCTTTTGTTCCGCCAGTGAGCGGGCGCCCTCGTCCGGCACGACGTTGAACCCAATGATAATCGCGTCCGAAGCATCGGCCAGGTGGACGTCGGCCTCGGTAATGCCGCCCACCGTGGCCTGCAGAATCTTGATCTGCACTTCCGGATGCTCGAGCTTGGTGAGCTCCTTGCGAATCGCCTCGATCGAGCCGCGCACGTCCGCTCGCAAGATCAGGTTGAGCGTCTGCGTGGTTTCGCCGTCAAGCCGTTCAAACAGATTCTCCAGCGTGACGTGCGTGCTGATTCCACCCAGCGCCCGCTGACGCGACTGCATGGCGCGCTTCTCGGCAATTTCGCGGGCTTGCGCGATTTCGTTCAAGACGAAGAAATGATCGCCTGCCCCCGGAGCCACGTTCAGGCCCGTGACGTTGACCGGCATGGAAGGACCGGCGACGGTGTGTGATTGACCTGGCCGCAGCGTGTCGTACATAGCCTTCACGCGGCCGAACGCAGGCCCACAGACCAGCACATCCCCGACCTTGAGCGAGCCGTTTTGCACGAGCAGCTTGGCGACGACGCCGCGCCCTTCGTGTAATTCTGCTTCCAGGCACGTTCCCACGGCAGGTCGATGCGGATTCGCCTTGTAATCGTGCAATTCGGCGATCGTGAGCAGCGTCTCCAGCAGTTCATCGATTCCCTGACCGGTCAGGGCACTGCATTTCACCAACTCGGTGTCGCCGCCCCATTCCGTCGGCTGTAAACCCGACGTCACGAGTTGACTGTAAATGCGGTCGTAGTTGATGCCCGGCAAGTCGGTCTTGTTCAAAGCCACGACGATCGGCACCTCGGCGGCGCGGGCGTGACTGATCGCTTCTTCGGTCTGCGGCATGACGCCGTCATCGGCCGCCACGACCAACACGGCGATATCCGTGACATTGGCGCCGCGTGCCCGCATCTCGGTGAATGCTTCGTGGCCGGGCGTATCGACAAACGAGATCGTACGACCATCCTTTTCGACGCGATAGGCGCGAATATGTTGCGTGATGCCGCCGCTTTCGCCGCTGACAACGTCGATGCCGATGATGCGATCCAAGAGTGAAGTCTTGCCATGGTCGACGTGCCCCAGAAAGGTCACGATCGGGGCGCGCGGCTCGAGCTGCGCGGGATCGTCCTCGCGATTTTCGATCTCGCTCAGCAATTGATCTTCCAGGCTGACGGCCTGCTTCAACTCGACCTCGACGCCGAATTCCATCGCCAGGAGTTGGACGCGCTCGGCATCCAAATCGGCGTTAATGGCGTTGGTCGTCAGCGGCGTCCCGAGCGACATCAGCTTGCTAATCACCTTGGTTACGGGAACGCCGATGGCCTCGGAAAAACTACGCACGGTGGCGGGCAATTGCACGACGACGTTGCCCTTGCGCGGCGCGGCAGTGCTCAGGCCTGTACGCTTTTGCTTCGGCCGCGCGCGGCGAACACGACCGCCCTGTTCGTCTTCACCCGTGGCGGACGGAGTGAATCGCGCGGGGGTGGTGGTGCGCTTGCGATTTAGCTGTCGCTGCTCACGACCGCCGAGTGCCGCGGCAAAATCGGCATCCTTCTCGACCGGCCCCCCCTTACCACCCTTGCGGCCGCGGTCGCGACCTATGGGCAGCTCGCCAGGAGGTAGCGCGGGCGGCGCGGGGCCACGGCCCGTGTCCGGCTTGCGACTCACCACGTCGGCCTTGCGCTTCGCCTCGTGCTTGCGCAAATGTTCCTGCAACGGCTTCGGTCCCGCGCGGCTGGCGCGAATCGCATCCGCCGGCAACTTCAAATCCGGCTTCTGCGGCGCGGGTTCGTTGGCCGTGGGGAGCGGCGGCTGCACGGCGGTGGGCAGCGGCGCCACGCGAATCGCAGGAGCCACGCGCGGACGGTCCCCGTCGGGCGAACGCCGCTTCGGTTCGCTCGGCGTCTCGGGTTTCATACCCAGCACCGGCGGCTTGCCCGCGCCCGTGGGGGGTACATAGTCTTCGCGCCGGAAAGCCTGCGGGGGTTCGGCAGTGGCCGTGGCCGTCGGACTGGGACGAGAGGGCGCCGCGGCGGCAGCCGACTTTCCCGAAGAGTTGGTGACGAAGGCCCGCACGATGGCGGTCTCTTCGTCGGTCAGACTGGCTAGCGCAGAGCCCTTCCCCGTGACCCCCGCCTTTTGACAGAGCTCCACCAGTATCTTGCTGTCAATGTTCAGTTCTTTCGCGAGTGCGTAGATCCGTTGCGCCAAGTCTGACTCTCCCTTTTGCTGCCGGCCTGGCACCTTTGATTCTTTATGCCCGGGCGGTCAGCTCTTTATCTTTTACGAATTCATGGACTTTTTCCTTTCGTACGCAAACTCCTCCGTGGCAAGTCGACGCTCCACTTTCCGGCGCGTCTACCGTTACGCGATTCGTGCCATTCGCCGAGCGACAGCGCCGCGTACCCTTGCCGAAGAGTCGAAGCTCAACTCTCCGGAGGAACCTCGCCAGGCGTTTCGACCGCCGTACTCGCAGTATCGGCGGTCGGGGCGGCATCCTCGGAACCGGCCACTTCGGAAACCTCCGCGGCGGGTTCGGACGCGGGTTGTTCGCCAGCCTCGGCGGCTGCCGCCTCATTGGCCGCGTCCAGCCGTTCTTGAGCCCGCTGCCGGCGACGTTCATCCGCGGCGGCTTGCTCGGCCTCTTCGGCCTTGGCCTCGGCCTGCTGGATGATGTGGTCGACCTGCTCGGCAGTCAGCCCCCCCATTTCCATCAAAGCGTCCGGCTCGATGACCGAAAGATCATCGTAAGACAAAAATCCTTCGCCGACCAGCTTTTCACTCAGGGCGTCATCCACGCCGTCCAGAGCGCTAAACCCGCCCACGGCCCGCTCGATTTGCTCGTCGAGTTCCTCGCGGGTCATGATTTCGATGTCCCAGCCGCATAACTTGCTGGCCAGTCGCACGTTCTGCCCCCGCCGGCCGATGGCCAACGACAATTGGTCCTCGCGCACCAGCACGATCGCCCGGCCCAGCATCGGGCAGAGGATGACTTCGTCCGATTCGGCAGGCTGGAGTGCATTGGGAATCAGCACCTGCATGTCGTCGCTCCAGCGCACGATATCGATGCGTTCGCCGGCCAGCTCGTCGACGATGTTCTTGATGCGGTTGCCGCGCACGCCGACGCAGGCGCCCACGCAATCCACGCGCGAATCCGTGCTGCTAACGGCCACCTTGCTGCGATAGCCCGGCTCACGGGCCATGGCACGCACTTCGATCACGCCATCGGCGATCTCGGGAATCTCTTGCTCGAACAGTCGCTCGACCAGCGCCGGCCGCGTGCGGCTGAGAATGACCTTCACCCGGCTGCCGTGCTTGCGCACTTCGCACACCGTGGCGCGGACACGCTCGTTGGCATGGTGCGTTTCGCCAGGGATCTGCTCGCTGCGCGGCAAAATGGCTTCGCAATTCGGCAGCGATACCGTGGCCGCCCCGCCTTCGTAGCG encodes the following:
- a CDS encoding YebC/PmpR family DNA-binding transcriptional regulator, which produces MAGHSHWANIAHKKSLIDAKRGKVWSKMSKAIIVAAKTGGGDPAMNLKLRYAIDAAKAISMPKDNIQRAIKRGTGELDGGNLEEMLYEGYGPGGVAVLCEILTDNRNRTAPEIRKVFEMAEGKLGESGCVAWMFERKGLFVIPAAKVQEDALMELALEVGADDVRRVENNFEVTCDPSVFQAVSDALAAHKIEPEMSQISRLPKSTVDLDADAARKVLKLMERLDDHDDVQNVSANFNIPEEAMAEIGEA
- a CDS encoding tetratricopeptide repeat protein, with protein sequence MLLSRNHWRHSLVVLLAIVGAPCLTRGLRADELDDAATPIEEASPRTPQAQTHLDALSLFAAGRIEEQKEHLAEALRLYQRALRCDPEALPIIREIVPLAFNLERPNEAVRYALKAAEIDPSDPLLLRQLGLHLAEAGRFQQALKLYKQARAGLPSNPPSPAYILLSMELGRLCFVTDHPQEAAEAFAIVLPAVEDPDKFELNDTQKKLFVGSEGVRSLELMAEAFLAADHPEDAQKAYERLEAMRPNKALHAFHLARVAAAKKQPQAALDNLQVYFDEHGTSAGTAPYQMLTRLLTELGQQDQIIERLEALAAAEPKNREMRQTLAAALMAAGQNDKAEVLFKELLKAQSNEDAYLGLIKLYSQARRWQELVKLLGDAAADRDALDLLDEQVKEIAKNQETVDQLIKVAQQAYQTDPDSLDYGDRMALALVALEARKFDAAREFFNLALKVKREDAAGLFEAWGVGLILAEQYVDAAAIFQRAIDEQVLPEGNSVFHHYLAGALEMAGKTDDALAVARAAIAMPDAPPRMYSRLAWVLYHAKRNTEAEQAYRDFLNRFDSQYESEELRTLLRDARLILSNLCATREDMRQAEELLEQVLDEYPENTGALNDLGYLWVEQHKNLDRALRMIEQAIEADPDNEAYLDSLGWAYFQTGRFAEAVEELKKAVAAGGDDPDGTILDHLGDACEKAGQPDAARAAWQRAIEQLENNKDAEKAAAVRQKLDKASADTNKKQADAAAAPGT
- the nusA gene encoding transcription termination factor NusA, translated to MNANELLRLIDSIHRDKNIDKEIVFQAIEAAFASALKRKHGEEEEVIVINIDRQDGSITGSRDGVPLDKEETETVGRIGAQNAKQVIIQKVREAERDALYDEYDEQIGQLVTGVVQRYEGGAATVSLPNCEAILPRSEQIPGETHHANERVRATVCEVRKHGSRVKVILSRTRPALVERLFEQEIPEIADGVIEVRAMAREPGYRSKVAVSSTDSRVDCVGACVGVRGNRIKNIVDELAGERIDIVRWSDDMQVLIPNALQPAESDEVILCPMLGRAIVLVREDQLSLAIGRRGQNVRLASKLCGWDIEIMTREELDEQIERAVGGFSALDGVDDALSEKLVGEGFLSYDDLSVIEPDALMEMGGLTAEQVDHIIQQAEAKAEEAEQAAADERRRQRAQERLDAANEAAAAEAGEQPASEPAAEVSEVAGSEDAAPTADTASTAVETPGEVPPES
- the rbfA gene encoding 30S ribosome-binding factor RbfA — protein: MSSRRTQKAAQAIREVVSMAILTDLNDPRVQDVTVTYVEVAPDMRQAKVHVSVRGSETKQRLSLQGLKSAAGYLQAKLASRIETRYTPRLEFVLDLGVKKSIEMAQILERVLPAKSPAEDDAPVDDVSTADDDPDERDDHAD
- a CDS encoding multiheme c-type cytochrome → MIKLTRLAPLVFAISSVVLAGCPTGDSAIDPKAPSAATEDKDRNATADAPHSPGSAKQEAASQPDAKTGHEKPKPVDPVTANGKIFEGWPVPKLAVVLTGEQDGYIEPCGCQGRENQLGGIARRFSFLHDLQKKEWPTLAVDLGGLVNRFGRQAEIKYQITADAMNAMGYKAVGFGPKDLRLPAEALVAVTSGEANPFVSANVNLFDLTQPLRVLEVGGKKIGITSVLGDKYQAEINNDQLTLSSAQTALENVLPKLKAQNCDLLILLAHAAPAESEELAKRFPDFDVVATAGGAEEPPHLIKKLDGQKTVFVEVGHKGKYAIVLGLYDNAKEPWRYQRVPLDARFPDAPEMQKLMVAYQDQLEQDGFAGLGLRPKTHPRATQPGDPSGEFVGAAKCGECHKTAFGIWSKTKHAHATESLATSVPPRLHDPECISCHATGWSPQEYLPFATGFASLTETPQLAGNGCENCHGPGGGHVAAEAGRDLVRRDQMRQAMRLTKATVKENLCMKCHDGDNDPHFVDEFERYWPKIEHKGMK
- the infB gene encoding translation initiation factor IF-2; this encodes MAQRIYALAKELNIDSKILVELCQKAGVTGKGSALASLTDEETAIVRAFVTNSSGKSAAAAAPSRPSPTATATAEPPQAFRREDYVPPTGAGKPPVLGMKPETPSEPKRRSPDGDRPRVAPAIRVAPLPTAVQPPLPTANEPAPQKPDLKLPADAIRASRAGPKPLQEHLRKHEAKRKADVVSRKPDTGRGPAPPALPPGELPIGRDRGRKGGKGGPVEKDADFAAALGGREQRQLNRKRTTTPARFTPSATGEDEQGGRVRRARPKQKRTGLSTAAPRKGNVVVQLPATVRSFSEAIGVPVTKVISKLMSLGTPLTTNAINADLDAERVQLLAMEFGVEVELKQAVSLEDQLLSEIENREDDPAQLEPRAPIVTFLGHVDHGKTSLLDRIIGIDVVSGESGGITQHIRAYRVEKDGRTISFVDTPGHEAFTEMRARGANVTDIAVLVVAADDGVMPQTEEAISHARAAEVPIVVALNKTDLPGINYDRIYSQLVTSGLQPTEWGGDTELVKCSALTGQGIDELLETLLTIAELHDYKANPHRPAVGTCLEAELHEGRGVVAKLLVQNGSLKVGDVLVCGPAFGRVKAMYDTLRPGQSHTVAGPSMPVNVTGLNVAPGAGDHFFVLNEIAQAREIAEKRAMQSRQRALGGISTHVTLENLFERLDGETTQTLNLILRADVRGSIEAIRKELTKLEHPEVQIKILQATVGGITEADVHLADASDAIIIGFNVVPDEGARSLAEQKGVQIRRYDIIYQVTDDLKKALEGLLEPEKREVDLGRALVQRTFTISRMGTIAGCRVLAGTVERNCRVRVIRDSRVIGDYALESLRREKDDAREVREGYECGMKLAGFNDVKEGDILEAYRIEEFARTL